The sequence below is a genomic window from Deltaproteobacteria bacterium.
CATTCTCGCTTTTAACACCTTGGGCAACGCGCTGCGCGATCGCCTCGATCCGCGGCGCACATGACGCTCGGCAGAGACAAAGCAGTAGACATCTCCAACGCTAGGCTGTGAACCAAGTTGACATTCCGATGCTCCGACAGCCGCACAATCGGCAAATTGTCCGATCAGACTAAGATAAATCAACTTTATAATTGCCGGCATGGCGCTTGCTCTACATAGATCGAGAGCGAACCGCGGAAGGAGCAGCCATGAGCAAAAGATTTTCAGCCCTAACGGAGATCCTGCCGATCATTATTTACCTGCTGGCATGTATCGCCTGTTCAACTTATTTGCTGTTCTAGTTTGCGACTACTTCGTGCGCCGATCGTCTGCGCCATCCGCCCCTTGACCGCCCGCGCGCTTTCCCGCTAAGTTCTCCTTCCTTATCAAGTCGAACAAGGAGAATTTTTCATGGCGTACCGCCTCGATCACATTGCGATCAACTGCAAAGACCTGCAGCAGTCGATTCAATTCAACGAAAAATTTATGAACGGCACTCCGACGCCCATCCGCAAAGGCGGCGGCGGCGAATTCTGCTTTATGAACATCACCGGCGCGCCGTCGGTGCAGCTGATCGCATCCAACGACGCGGCCGGCATCAACCATTATGGCTTTGTCACCGACAACATCGACGGCACGGCGGCGGAGCTAAAATCAAAGGGCGCCGAGATCATTCGTGAAATCCGCGATCAAGACGGTAAGCTGACCACGATTTTCGTGAAGGATTGTAACGGTCTCAGCATGGAAGTGCGCATCCCACGCTGAACAAGATGCGAAGATTCACCACAGAGAGCACCGAGGGCACAGAGTTCGGAAAGAGAATAACCACGAAAAGTACGAAACACGCGAAAGGTGATTCAACCGGAGCCTCCATTTTCGTGTGCTTCGTGGTTGCTTCTTAGCTGAGTTACGGTCTCTGTGTGCTCCGCGCCTCCGTGGTGAGTCCCGATCGGATTGACTTTCACCCGACCGCGACTTAATTTGCACCTACAAGGTCAACAAAGTCAGGAATGCTGCAGGAGGAACTATGGCCAAATCGTTTCAAGAATTAATGGCCGATGCGCGCAAAGATGTTCCGGAGATGACGCCGCAACAAGTCAATGAACTTTTAACAAAGAATGGCAAGAACCATGTAATCCTTGATGTTCGCGAAAGCGACGAGTGGCGCCAGGGACATCTTGAAGGCGCCGTGCCGCTGCCCCGTGGCTTTCTCGAAATCAAAGTCGAGAGCACCGTTCCCGACAAGCATACGCCGGTCATCGCCTACTGCGCCGGCGGCGTGCGCTCATTGCTGGCGGCCAAGGCCATGAAAGAAATGGGCTACAAAGACGTCACGTCCATGAGCGGCGGCTACAACGGCTGGAAAAACGGCGGCTTCAAATGGGTGCAAGATTTCCAGTACACGCCCGAACAGCTGATCCGCTACAGCCGTCACTTCCTCTTGCCCGAGGTCGGCGAAGAAGGTCAAGCGAAATTGCTGCAAGCCAAAGTGTTGATGGTCGGCGCCGGCGGCTTGGGCTCACCGTCGGCTTACTATCTCGCCGCCGCCGGTGTCGGCACGTTGGGCATCATCGACAACGACGTCGTCGACATCTCTAACTTGCAGCGGCAGATTCTCCACGCCAACGACCGCGTCGGCATGCCCAAGGTTGAGTCGGCCCAGAAAACTTTGCAGGGGCTCAACCCCGATATCAAAGTGATTCCTTATCAGGCCAAGCTAACCTCGGAAAATATCTTGGATATTCTCAAAGACTACGACATGGTGGTCGACGGCTGCGATAAT
It includes:
- a CDS encoding VOC family protein, whose product is MAYRLDHIAINCKDLQQSIQFNEKFMNGTPTPIRKGGGGEFCFMNITGAPSVQLIASNDAAGINHYGFVTDNIDGTAAELKSKGAEIIREIRDQDGKLTTIFVKDCNGLSMEVRIPR
- the moeB gene encoding molybdopterin-synthase adenylyltransferase MoeB — encoded protein: MAKSFQELMADARKDVPEMTPQQVNELLTKNGKNHVILDVRESDEWRQGHLEGAVPLPRGFLEIKVESTVPDKHTPVIAYCAGGVRSLLAAKAMKEMGYKDVTSMSGGYNGWKNGGFKWVQDFQYTPEQLIRYSRHFLLPEVGEEGQAKLLQAKVLMVGAGGLGSPSAYYLAAAGVGTLGIIDNDVVDISNLQRQILHANDRVGMPKVESAQKTLQGLNPDIKVIPYQAKLTSENILDILKDYDMVVDGCDNFPTRYLVNDACVLTGKPNVHGSIFQFEGQATVFYPGKGPCYRCLYPEPPPAEMAPSCAEAGVLGVLPGLIGTIEALEAIKLILGKGDSMIGRLLCFNTLTMEINTLKLRRDPACPMCGDNPTIKELIDYEEFCSLRH